In Sphingobacteriaceae bacterium, the following are encoded in one genomic region:
- a CDS encoding AAC(3) family N-acetyltransferase, whose amino-acid sequence MRRILKKILPPFLLKQAKKIVRNQRSLKRQKLVQSGDILNLMAIEKSLLAFGLQKGDVVMVHSSLSQLGYVEGGAQTLIQAFLNVIGEKGTLVMPSFPGLGFNADYLKTNPIFDLQKTPSSVGIISETFRKMPDVVRSLHPTEPVCASGPLAKEITNEHFGHISPYLINSPFGKLVKFKAKIIMLGVNLDTLSSLHLLEDAVDDFKYPIYLKEIFTCKLIDGQGNLCEMKTKVHNPEWSKKRKCNELEQMFIRDGCLVKYKLGHAEVLLLDAEKMFDSMLTNYKNKGITMYTPKGE is encoded by the coding sequence ATGAGGAGAATATTAAAAAAAATACTTCCGCCTTTTCTTCTAAAACAAGCCAAAAAGATAGTAAGGAATCAACGCTCGCTTAAGCGCCAAAAATTAGTTCAAAGCGGCGACATTCTTAATTTAATGGCTATCGAAAAAAGTTTGCTGGCTTTTGGATTGCAAAAAGGAGATGTTGTGATGGTTCATTCTTCCTTGAGTCAATTAGGATATGTGGAAGGAGGCGCTCAAACACTAATACAGGCTTTCTTAAATGTTATTGGAGAAAAGGGTACACTGGTTATGCCGAGTTTTCCGGGTCTCGGATTTAATGCGGATTACCTGAAAACTAATCCGATTTTTGATTTACAAAAAACACCATCTTCAGTTGGAATAATCAGCGAAACTTTTCGGAAAATGCCGGACGTAGTACGAAGTTTGCACCCAACCGAACCTGTTTGTGCAAGTGGACCCTTAGCCAAAGAAATAACCAATGAGCATTTCGGACATATTAGCCCTTACTTAATAAATAGTCCATTTGGAAAATTGGTAAAATTTAAAGCTAAAATCATCATGCTGGGCGTAAATTTGGATACCTTAAGCAGTTTGCATTTGCTCGAAGATGCAGTAGATGATTTTAAGTACCCTATTTATTTGAAAGAAATTTTTACTTGTAAATTGATTGATGGACAAGGGAATTTATGTGAAATGAAAACAAAAGTGCATAATCCCGAATGGTCTAAAAAAAGAAAATGTAATGAGTTAGAACAAATGTTTATTCGGGATGGTTGTTTGGTGAAATATAAACTTGGACATGCAGAAGTTTTATTATTGGATGCTGAAAAAATGTTTGACAGTATGCTAACCAACTATAAAAATAAAGGAATAACCATGTATACACCCAAAGGTGAATGA
- a CDS encoding PKD domain-containing protein produces the protein MFKQIQVFFTFLVFVCFLSNVNAQIVATPTSGCFPQTISFTNPPGSSAVSWNFGDGGTSNANNPGHNYITAGNFTVTCNYTVGAVPSVTTLVVPIFPKPTAAFSYTVPAIKCAPATVTFVNSSTSPTTIVSYTWNLGNGTPTNVVSPIYSYPAGGSFTVNLTVLDANNCTGTVSAGPINISNPPIVIINTNPSPASGCNVPFNVNFNGSNSQSGSPLPGPLSFNWNFSGGSPAVSGAATPGNVTYNATGSYIASLTVTDNNNCSGSAFVPVNVSQATLNATGPSTACVNTLYTVNVQSNSGSTIQGPYVNDSSPLTNVTYSFVYGAPGTFTYNVTAGVPPCTATQIKTVVVTQVTAAITATPPSFSCSSPFVCNYFNASSPNAVTYTWITSNCGGGLPMTSNLANPSFTYSQGSLNPYTIYPYCIPVVTLLASSANGCTSTVSIQADTLRRPTAWFNKNKKEGCAPLVVTYRDTSFAHPTPTVITSYTWNNGASPPTLSTGVAPPIPNATFTYNTPGTYTPYLIIQTAQGCIDTSFVDTITVVNPAPISFSFNPSTVCPGQTVQIVNTSPNQNQIQHWHVDSDNGFFSGCVSDPNPGWVFTHIGVHTFTLSAWKNSCQSTTTIPQTVTVRGPIVKSRFTTNCTNRFSVFFDTHMQDVANGTINFGDGSPPVNFPGVLNASSQHTINHVYANTGDYTVVVTATNGITGTCTPQTFTMLVQVRNIQASIALSPTACANVQTLFSAASSTDVLVGCPNIGYTWFFDNAPPIVTSLTAVSYSWATPGTHTVTLLVKDLNSCSSVLTNTIRVSSAAPAFNAVPSATICLSTQTVQFNNTTPQTPDPITNYFWNFGNGSTSNFTGSPIASYTSAAIPFSQFTVALTATNALGCIATQTLLMQVNNPNAAMFASPGNSVCVGDPVSIAAPSGYASYTFSTGDGNVYITPSFSISNTFTAAGTYPASVTIIDPNGCKSSSTLNFYVQSYPTASFIVNSPGAQFPNVACLGDVTFSSTSTSNPTYNLTYTWNAANGASLLPIPMVIVSYTNTGIFPVTLTVSTPFGCKAIVTKTVSIFGARANLQLDKSSICLGETINFSLKDTSTVYAWTWDFADGDTLKAYAPSITPTVSHTYTYYPQPNGDATVSLIYYSSNHACKFFATQTIKIIKIVSDFKRNNEITKVDSVHCLGIIDTFSPVIQNPGGSTYNWNFGNGNTSSSQIPTYNFTLAGIYPVTLTITDQNSGCIGFAIKNITVNPIPDVDFNARDTCQNVQFPLIGNVNGNGPFTYTWMPTAGITNPNALNTTATASNSVTYTLVTTDINGCKDSISKNIYIQLPPNAIQWDTTVIIGQFVPINGNAGQNMSYTWTPSLNLNCENCISPISTSTDNITYTVIVADNMGCFSRMNIYKIDIDPRSTVDVPTAFTPNGDGVNDFIFPDGWGIKKVNYFRVYNRWGQLLFETDQVKVGWDGNYNGVPQNMETYIYQVSVETYSDKDALLKTGSFKLIR, from the coding sequence ATGTTCAAACAAATTCAAGTCTTTTTTACATTTCTAGTTTTTGTTTGTTTTCTTTCGAATGTAAACGCGCAAATTGTTGCAACGCCAACTTCTGGCTGTTTTCCGCAAACAATAAGTTTCACAAATCCGCCGGGATCTTCTGCAGTTTCATGGAATTTTGGCGACGGTGGTACTTCTAATGCAAATAATCCCGGCCACAATTATATTACAGCGGGTAATTTTACGGTAACTTGCAATTATACAGTTGGAGCAGTTCCTTCTGTAACTACGTTGGTTGTCCCAATATTTCCAAAACCAACCGCAGCCTTTTCATATACTGTACCTGCTATTAAGTGCGCACCGGCCACCGTAACTTTTGTAAATTCTTCTACAAGTCCAACTACCATTGTTTCATATACCTGGAATTTGGGTAATGGAACGCCTACTAATGTGGTGAGTCCTATTTATTCTTATCCGGCAGGTGGTTCTTTCACAGTGAATTTAACTGTACTAGACGCTAATAATTGTACGGGCACGGTTTCTGCAGGACCAATAAATATTTCCAATCCGCCAATTGTAATTATAAATACTAATCCGTCGCCAGCTAGCGGTTGTAATGTGCCTTTCAATGTTAATTTCAACGGTTCCAATTCTCAAAGTGGTTCGCCTTTACCCGGACCGTTATCTTTTAATTGGAATTTTTCCGGAGGTAGTCCGGCTGTATCAGGCGCTGCAACGCCCGGCAACGTAACCTATAACGCCACGGGTAGCTATATAGCTTCATTAACAGTAACTGATAATAACAATTGTTCGGGTTCAGCATTTGTTCCTGTAAATGTTTCACAAGCCACATTAAATGCAACAGGTCCTTCAACTGCTTGTGTTAATACACTTTATACAGTTAATGTTCAATCCAATTCAGGTTCTACCATTCAAGGTCCTTATGTTAATGATTCATCTCCTTTAACAAACGTTACTTATTCATTTGTGTATGGCGCACCCGGAACTTTCACGTACAATGTAACAGCAGGAGTTCCTCCTTGCACAGCCACACAAATAAAAACTGTTGTTGTTACCCAAGTTACAGCGGCAATTACAGCTACACCGCCATCTTTTAGTTGTTCAAGTCCATTTGTATGCAATTATTTTAATGCCTCTTCCCCTAATGCAGTAACGTACACATGGATTACTAGCAATTGTGGTGGCGGATTACCAATGACTAGCAATTTGGCAAATCCTTCCTTTACTTATTCGCAAGGGAGTTTAAATCCATATACTATTTATCCTTATTGTATACCTGTAGTTACTTTGTTAGCCAGTTCTGCAAACGGATGTACAAGTACAGTATCCATTCAAGCCGATACATTACGAAGACCAACAGCATGGTTTAATAAAAATAAAAAGGAAGGATGCGCACCGTTAGTTGTAACCTATAGGGATACTAGTTTTGCACATCCTACGCCAACAGTAATTACAAGTTATACATGGAATAATGGTGCAAGCCCGCCTACATTATCTACAGGTGTTGCCCCTCCAATTCCAAATGCAACGTTTACGTATAATACGCCGGGAACTTACACGCCTTATTTAATAATTCAAACCGCTCAAGGATGTATTGATACATCTTTTGTTGATACAATTACCGTGGTTAATCCTGCGCCAATTAGTTTTAGTTTCAATCCGAGTACCGTCTGTCCCGGGCAAACTGTTCAAATAGTAAACACCTCTCCGAATCAAAATCAAATACAACATTGGCATGTAGATAGTGATAACGGTTTTTTTAGCGGATGCGTCAGCGACCCTAATCCCGGTTGGGTATTTACCCATATAGGCGTTCATACCTTTACATTATCGGCCTGGAAAAACAGTTGTCAAAGCACAACCACAATACCACAAACGGTAACTGTCAGAGGGCCTATAGTCAAGAGCAGGTTCACTACAAATTGTACAAATAGATTCAGTGTGTTTTTCGATACGCATATGCAAGATGTGGCTAATGGCACCATAAATTTTGGTGATGGTAGTCCGCCCGTTAATTTTCCGGGTGTATTAAACGCGAGTTCACAACATACTATTAATCACGTTTACGCAAATACGGGTGATTATACAGTAGTAGTAACCGCTACAAACGGAATTACAGGTACATGTACACCTCAAACATTTACTATGTTGGTTCAGGTACGCAATATTCAAGCGTCTATTGCTTTATCTCCAACGGCTTGTGCAAATGTTCAAACTTTATTTAGTGCGGCCTCATCTACCGATGTTTTAGTGGGTTGTCCGAATATCGGTTACACCTGGTTTTTTGATAATGCGCCTCCGATTGTGACTTCCCTAACCGCAGTTTCTTATTCTTGGGCCACACCCGGAACTCATACGGTCACTTTATTAGTAAAGGATTTGAATAGTTGTAGCAGCGTATTAACAAATACGATTCGGGTGAGTTCAGCAGCGCCTGCGTTTAATGCAGTACCTTCAGCCACCATTTGTTTGTCTACGCAAACAGTTCAATTTAATAATACCACGCCGCAAACGCCTGATCCGATAACGAATTATTTTTGGAATTTCGGAAATGGTTCAACGTCTAATTTTACCGGTAGTCCAATCGCATCCTATACTTCAGCAGCAATTCCATTTTCTCAATTCACGGTTGCGCTAACAGCAACTAACGCTTTGGGTTGTATAGCTACTCAAACTTTATTGATGCAGGTAAATAATCCAAATGCAGCTATGTTCGCCTCACCCGGAAATTCGGTTTGTGTAGGTGATCCGGTTTCTATTGCAGCTCCTTCCGGTTATGCTTCCTATACTTTTAGTACGGGTGATGGAAACGTGTATATAACCCCAAGTTTTTCTATTAGTAATACCTTTACTGCCGCTGGTACTTATCCGGCATCTGTAACTATTATAGATCCGAATGGGTGTAAGAGTAGTAGTACACTAAATTTTTATGTACAAAGTTATCCTACTGCAAGTTTTATTGTGAATTCACCCGGAGCACAATTCCCTAACGTGGCTTGTCTTGGCGACGTAACCTTTTCTTCAACTTCAACTTCTAATCCAACCTATAATCTAACTTATACTTGGAATGCAGCAAATGGTGCGTCATTGTTACCTATTCCTATGGTGATTGTTTCATATACAAATACCGGAATTTTTCCGGTTACCTTAACAGTAAGTACACCGTTTGGTTGCAAAGCTATTGTTACTAAAACAGTAAGTATATTCGGAGCACGCGCCAATTTACAATTGGATAAATCTTCCATTTGTTTAGGTGAAACAATTAATTTTAGTTTGAAAGATACAAGTACAGTATATGCTTGGACATGGGATTTTGCCGACGGTGATACGCTCAAGGCTTATGCACCATCCATTACGCCAACTGTATCTCATACCTATACCTATTATCCGCAACCCAATGGTGATGCTACTGTGTCATTGATTTATTATAGTTCCAATCACGCTTGTAAATTTTTCGCAACGCAAACAATAAAAATTATAAAAATTGTAAGTGATTTTAAACGAAATAATGAAATTACTAAGGTTGATAGTGTGCACTGTTTAGGAATAATAGATACGTTTAGTCCTGTGATTCAAAATCCGGGCGGTTCTACGTATAATTGGAATTTCGGGAACGGAAATACTTCTTCATCTCAAATCCCAACTTACAATTTTACTTTGGCCGGAATTTATCCTGTTACTTTAACAATAACCGATCAAAATAGCGGATGTATAGGGTTTGCTATAAAAAATATTACTGTTAACCCAATTCCTGATGTTGATTTTAATGCACGTGATACATGTCAAAATGTGCAATTCCCGCTAATTGGAAATGTTAACGGAAACGGACCATTCACCTATACCTGGATGCCAACGGCAGGAATAACAAACCCTAACGCGCTAAATACTACAGCAACGGCAAGTAATTCCGTTACCTATACTCTTGTTACTACGGATATAAATGGGTGTAAAGATTCAATCAGTAAGAATATTTATATTCAATTACCCCCAAACGCCATTCAATGGGATACAACGGTTATCATTGGTCAGTTTGTTCCTATTAATGGAAATGCCGGTCAAAACATGTCGTATACCTGGACCCCCTCTTTAAATCTAAATTGTGAAAATTGTATTTCTCCAATATCTACTTCAACTGATAATATCACATATACCGTAATTGTTGCGGATAATATGGGCTGTTTCAGTAGAATGAATATTTATAAAATAGATATTGATCCACGGTCAACCGTAGATGTACCAACAGCTTTTACACCTAATGGTGATGGCGTAAATGACTTTATTTTTCCGGATGGATGGGGAATAAAAAAAGTAAATTATTTCAGGGTATATAACCGTTGGGGACAACTTCTTTTTGAAACCGACCAGGTAAAAGTAGGTTGGGATGGTAATTATAATGGGGTGCCGCAAAATATGGAGACCTATATTTATCAGGTTTCTGTCGAAACCTATTCTGATAAAGATGCGCTATTAAAAACCGGAAGCTTTAAATTGATTCGTTAG
- a CDS encoding PorP/SprF family type IX secretion system membrane protein: MKKIKFYISILLLTCVISVSAQDVHFSQYYFSPLSLNPANTGNYKGDWRFFGNYRSQWRDIDKAYNTYSVGGDANFFPKNLNFSGGLIFISDKSGGNLNINKILPSFAFHHKLYGFHMSYGVQVGYVMKSIDFYAHSFPNQLNWSTGKFDNTLNNQEVNVVQQSNYLDVNSGINISKKYGRIEPELGVAFFHLNKPKESFLSSNNQLPIRQAYNASLAYYLSGSIILKAYSLYGITTKVSDWVSGLNVEYVLHKGTFFTNSVFAGFMWRDGINRNADAGIATVGINYSHYTLGFSYDLTFSGLKTAVDYKGALEIAFIYRARTSRLIKKAIPCERY, from the coding sequence TTGAAAAAAATTAAATTTTATATTTCTATACTGTTGCTTACGTGCGTTATTTCTGTGAGCGCACAAGATGTGCATTTTAGTCAGTATTATTTTTCACCCTTATCCTTAAATCCGGCCAACACAGGTAACTATAAAGGTGATTGGCGTTTTTTTGGTAATTATAGAAGTCAGTGGAGAGATATAGACAAGGCGTACAATACCTATTCAGTAGGGGGGGACGCTAATTTTTTTCCAAAAAATTTAAATTTTAGCGGCGGTTTAATTTTCATAAGCGATAAATCCGGTGGTAATTTAAACATCAACAAAATATTACCTTCATTTGCATTTCATCATAAATTATACGGATTTCATATGAGTTACGGCGTTCAGGTTGGTTATGTAATGAAGAGTATAGACTTTTATGCACATTCATTTCCAAATCAATTAAATTGGAGCACCGGAAAATTTGATAACACATTGAATAATCAGGAAGTAAATGTAGTACAACAATCAAATTATCTGGATGTAAATTCAGGAATAAATATTTCAAAAAAATATGGAAGAATTGAACCGGAATTGGGAGTAGCGTTTTTCCACCTCAATAAACCAAAAGAATCATTTTTAAGTTCTAATAATCAATTGCCAATTCGTCAGGCTTACAATGCTTCATTAGCCTATTACTTAAGTGGAAGTATTATTTTAAAAGCATATTCCTTATATGGCATTACAACTAAAGTAAGTGATTGGGTAAGCGGTTTAAATGTTGAATATGTTTTACATAAAGGAACATTTTTTACTAATTCGGTTTTTGCAGGTTTTATGTGGAGGGATGGGATAAATAGAAACGCAGATGCAGGAATTGCCACTGTTGGAATAAACTATTCTCATTATACGTTAGGATTCAGTTATGATTTAACCTTTTCCGGATTAAAAACTGCTGTTGATTATAAAGGCGCCTTGGAAATTGCATTTATTTACCGGGCTCGTACTTCACGTTTAATAAAAAAGGCCATTCCTTGTGAAAGATACTAA
- a CDS encoding OmpA family protein: protein MKDTKSILIILFVFVNLFCFSQVDSSVLKKSNPKQLKRMGKSAVQQHDPSAAISFFEAYLKTNSKDATVLYLLAQSYYEIGDYENAEHYYLASYAQMHDKNSEALYYFAQMQKSNGKYDSARINFQKFKKEYKGKEKQLKKQAGKEIAFCDSVQRLAGTEKKVIVTRLDTTINKVNTEGAPFNLDENTLVFSSLRTEKIEYIMEDDTARSINRKLYYAKKNGNDWKFSGEYGDNFNVPNFNTGNACFSLDRKRIYFTRCKENMKGQMICAIYMSKNEGNTWSEPEKLPKIINNPKYSNTMPTVTRDPKNGNDIIYFVSNNKEGRGGLDIWYTIFDKKKNIYKTPKNAGNKVNSSQDEMSPFFDNETRSLYFSSEGWGGLGGFDVYKASGDGKRWLSIENIGQPVNSGSDDIYYTISPNREEGFFVSNRKGGNTLKNKACCDDIYTYKHSQYIKIILDGFVYEQERPSVPIANSEIEIYIRDKKTKEKALVKTFLTDEKGHYNTTLEAGQEYFIVVKKKEYLGTSTEVSTIGMNTSQEIKRISYLSREPKEPIRIPNIHYEFDKSVILETSKISIDTTVLALMEANPELIVEIQSHTDSKGNDNYNIKLSQRRAESVVTYLTQKGISNKRLVAKGYGESKPIAPNDLPNGADNPEGRALNRRTDFKIIGKLDVEVINEAEVD, encoded by the coding sequence GTGAAAGATACTAAAAGCATATTGATCATCCTGTTTGTTTTTGTGAATCTGTTTTGTTTTTCTCAGGTCGATTCCAGCGTGTTAAAAAAATCAAACCCAAAACAATTGAAAAGAATGGGGAAAAGTGCGGTGCAACAACACGATCCTAGTGCTGCCATTTCTTTTTTTGAAGCTTATTTAAAAACAAATAGTAAGGATGCAACCGTTCTTTATTTATTAGCACAATCATATTATGAAATTGGGGATTATGAAAATGCAGAACATTATTATCTGGCTTCATACGCTCAAATGCATGATAAAAATTCAGAAGCATTATATTATTTCGCTCAAATGCAGAAATCGAATGGAAAATACGATAGTGCAAGAATTAATTTTCAAAAATTTAAAAAGGAATATAAGGGGAAAGAAAAACAATTGAAGAAACAAGCAGGCAAGGAGATAGCCTTTTGTGATTCTGTTCAACGTTTAGCAGGAACTGAGAAAAAAGTAATAGTTACAAGATTAGATACTACTATTAATAAAGTAAATACAGAAGGTGCTCCATTTAATTTGGATGAAAATACTTTGGTTTTTTCCTCACTCCGAACAGAAAAAATAGAATACATTATGGAAGATGATACCGCACGTTCAATAAACCGCAAGTTATATTACGCAAAAAAGAATGGGAATGATTGGAAATTTTCTGGCGAATACGGTGATAATTTTAATGTGCCCAACTTTAACACAGGTAACGCTTGTTTTAGTTTAGACCGTAAGAGAATTTATTTTACCAGATGTAAAGAGAATATGAAGGGTCAGATGATTTGTGCAATATACATGTCTAAAAATGAAGGGAATACTTGGTCAGAACCGGAAAAACTCCCTAAAATTATTAATAATCCAAAGTATAGTAACACCATGCCAACCGTTACACGGGATCCAAAGAATGGTAACGATATAATTTATTTTGTAAGCAATAATAAAGAAGGTAGGGGAGGTTTAGATATTTGGTATACTATATTTGATAAGAAAAAGAATATTTACAAAACGCCAAAAAATGCAGGTAATAAAGTAAATTCTTCGCAGGATGAAATGTCGCCGTTTTTTGATAACGAAACAAGGTCTTTGTATTTTAGTTCAGAAGGATGGGGTGGATTAGGAGGATTTGATGTATATAAAGCAAGTGGCGACGGAAAAAGATGGTTGAGTATAGAAAATATTGGTCAACCTGTAAATTCCGGTTCCGACGATATTTATTATACAATTTCACCCAATCGGGAAGAAGGTTTTTTTGTAAGTAACCGTAAAGGCGGAAATACCTTAAAAAACAAAGCCTGTTGTGATGACATTTATACCTACAAACACAGCCAATACATTAAAATAATTTTAGATGGTTTTGTTTATGAGCAAGAAAGACCTAGTGTTCCTATAGCAAATTCCGAAATTGAAATTTATATCCGAGATAAAAAAACAAAAGAAAAAGCATTGGTTAAAACTTTTTTAACGGATGAAAAGGGACATTATAATACAACTTTAGAAGCCGGCCAGGAATATTTTATAGTAGTGAAGAAAAAAGAATATCTTGGAACAAGCACGGAAGTAAGTACAATAGGAATGAATACTTCGCAAGAAATTAAACGTATTTCCTACTTATCCAGAGAACCAAAAGAACCAATTCGTATTCCTAACATTCATTATGAATTTGATAAATCTGTTATTTTAGAAACCAGTAAAATCTCAATCGATACAACAGTGTTAGCCTTAATGGAAGCCAATCCCGAATTAATTGTGGAAATTCAATCTCATACAGATAGTAAAGGAAATGACAATTATAATATTAAACTTTCTCAGCGACGCGCTGAAAGTGTGGTTACCTATTTAACTCAAAAAGGTATTTCTAACAAACGATTAGTCGCGAAAGGTTATGGAGAAAGTAAGCCCATAGCTCCTAATGATTTACCAAATGGTGCTGATAATCCGGAAGGAAGAGCATTAAACCGAAGAACTGATTTTAAAATTATTGGTAAATTGGATGTGGAAGTTATAAATGAAGCAGAAGTAGATTAA
- a CDS encoding type B 50S ribosomal protein L31, whose amino-acid sequence MKKEIHPENYRLCIFKDMSNGYSFLTRSCAETKEMLKWEDGNEYPLVKLDISMTSHPFYTGKQVLVDTAGRVDKFRSRYNKKK is encoded by the coding sequence ATGAAAAAGGAGATTCACCCGGAAAACTACAGATTGTGTATTTTTAAAGATATGAGTAATGGTTATTCATTTTTAACCCGCTCTTGCGCTGAAACGAAGGAAATGTTAAAATGGGAAGATGGAAACGAATATCCTTTAGTTAAATTGGATATATCTATGACATCGCATCCATTTTACACCGGAAAACAGGTATTGGTTGATACTGCGGGCCGTGTGGATAAATTCAGAAGCCGTTATAATAAAAAGAAATAA
- a CDS encoding type IX secretion system membrane protein PorP/SprF, which produces MKKLFSKVAIIMACSFGVTYAQQDPQFTQWMHNKLVYNPGVAGTSGGYCGALQFRKQWSGFDGAPTSINFTGDMKLQNLPLGVGLTFINDKIGPMSTNFVRVAGAWNHPISRGILGVGLDVGIVQKSISNTWIVPEPGKIDPTIPGAYEAQQNPDLNKMTYDLGFGAYYTIPGQFYVGLSSSHLPAQTVGSGDIKYDLSRHFYLMTGYTYSIDPRSSITPNIKYKSDLAAGALDVNLTYAYSLDNKKFWGGATYRLEDAAALMIGYQQFMNGTTTIKGGLSYDLVLSKLKGHTPGSFEVFLGACYTPKPKKTTTYETDRFY; this is translated from the coding sequence ATGAAAAAACTTTTCTCTAAAGTGGCCATTATTATGGCTTGTTCATTTGGTGTGACATATGCACAACAAGACCCTCAATTTACACAATGGATGCACAATAAATTAGTGTATAACCCAGGCGTTGCCGGTACAAGTGGCGGATATTGTGGTGCGCTACAATTTCGTAAACAATGGTCAGGTTTTGATGGAGCTCCCACCTCTATTAATTTTACTGGTGACATGAAACTTCAGAATTTACCACTTGGAGTAGGTTTAACCTTTATAAATGATAAAATCGGGCCGATGAGTACCAACTTTGTAAGAGTTGCTGGCGCTTGGAACCATCCGATTAGTCGTGGTATTCTTGGTGTAGGCTTAGATGTAGGTATTGTTCAAAAAAGTATTAGTAATACTTGGATTGTTCCGGAGCCGGGTAAAATTGACCCAACAATTCCTGGAGCCTATGAGGCTCAACAAAATCCGGATTTAAACAAAATGACATATGATCTTGGTTTTGGTGCTTATTATACAATTCCTGGTCAGTTTTATGTTGGATTATCAAGTAGTCACTTGCCTGCTCAAACAGTAGGTAGCGGTGATATTAAATATGACTTAAGTCGTCACTTCTATTTAATGACCGGATATACTTATTCTATTGATCCGCGAAGTTCAATTACCCCTAATATTAAATATAAGTCAGATTTAGCAGCCGGAGCCTTAGATGTTAATTTAACATATGCATATTCTTTGGATAACAAGAAATTCTGGGGCGGCGCTACCTACCGTTTAGAAGACGCAGCTGCCTTAATGATTGGATACCAACAATTTATGAATGGTACCACCACTATTAAAGGTGGTTTATCTTATGATTTAGTGTTATCGAAGTTAAAAGGACATACACCGGGTAGTTTTGAAGTATTTTTAGGTGCTTGTTACACTCCAAAGCCCAAGAAAACAACAACTTACGAGACAGATCGTTTTTATTAA